TTCCGCCTGAACGCCATGACGGCGGGGATCGGCCTGAGCCTCGCGGTGATCCCCATCGTCTACACCGTCTGCGAGGACGCCTTCTCCTCGGTGCCGCAGGCCTACCGGGACGGGTCGGTGGCCATGGGCGCCTCCTCCTGGCAGACGGCGTCGCGCGTCGTCCTCCCGGCGGCGATGCCCGGGGTCCTGGCGGCCTGCGTGCTCGGTTTCGGCCGGGCCATCGGCGAGACCATGATCGTGCTGATGGCGTCGGGCAACGCCGCCATCCTCTCGTGGCTTCCCACCGATTCGATCCGCACCTTTTCCGCGACGATCGCGGCCGAGCTCGGGGAGGTGGTCGTGGGGAGCCCGCATTACCACGTCCTCTTTTTCATCGGCGCCTTCCTTTTCGTGATCACCTTCGCCATCAACCTGCTGGGGCACTGGTGGGTGGGGCGGTTGCAGAAGAAGCTCCAGGGGGCATCCTGAGCCATGGTCGACCGAACGAGATTTGTCGGGGGCGCCTTTCAATCCCTGTGCATCCTTGCCTGCGTCCTGATCGTCCTGATGCTGGCCGTCATCCTCGGCGACATCGTGATCCACGGCCTGGGCACCGTCACCTTCTCCTTCCTCACCAGGGCGCCGGAGACCGGGATGACGGGCGGAGGGATCTTCCCCGCCATCTTCGGGACCTTCGCCCTGGTCGTGCTCATGACGATCGCGGTGATCCCGCTCGGGGTGGCCACGGCCATCTACATGCACGAATACGCGCCCAAGCGTTCGCGCCTCGTCCAGGCGGTGAGGCTGGCGATCCAGAACCTGGCCGGGGTCCCCGCCATCGTATTCGGCCTCTTCGGGCTCGGGTTCTTCATCGAGTTCATCGGCCGGGGGATGGACCGGGTCTTCTACGGCGGGGAACTGGTCTACGGCCAGCCGGCCATAGTCTGGGCGGCCCTGACGATGGCGCTCCTGACGATGCCCACGGTGGTGGTGGCGACGGAAGAGGCGCTCCGGGCGATCCCCCAGGGCTACCGCGAGGTGGCCTATTCCCTCGGGGCGACCCGGTGGCAGATGATCCGCCGCGTGGTGCTCCCCCAAGCGGTCGGCGGCATCCTCACGGGAGGCATCCTGGCCGTCAGCCGGGGCTCGGGGGAAGTGGCCCCGGTGATGTTCACCGGGGCGGCCTACTTCCTCCCCGAACTGCCGGCCCGGCTCAACAGCCAGTTCATGGAGCTGGGCTATCACGTCTACGTGATGACGACGCAGTCCCCCGACGTGGAGGCGACCAAGCCGATCCTGTACGCGACGGTGCTGGTGCTGCTGGGCCTGACCTTCCTGCTCAACTTCAGCGCGATCATGATCCGCGCCCAGATCCGCAAGAGGCTGCGCCATGGCCGATAAACCGAAACCCCGGGGGGAGGAAACCCCCGCGCCCTGCGAAATCGGGACCGAACGGCTGCGGGTGCGGGCAGGGAAGGACGAGATCCTCAAGGGGATCACCCTCTCGGCCCGGCGGGGGGAGATCGTCTCCATCATCGGACCCGCGGGAGCGGGGAAGACGACGTTTCTCCGCTGCCTCAACCGGATGGCCGACCTCGACCTCGACCTGGCCGTCTCCGGCCGGGTCCTGCTCGACGGGCGGCCGGTCGGCGACCTCAACGTGGCCGCCCTGCGCCGGCAGGTGGGGATGGTCTTCTCGGTCCCGACGCCGCTTCCGATGACGGTGTACGAGAACCTGGTCTTCGGCATCCGCCTCGTCGCCCGGGGACGCAACGGCTTTGACGAGCAGGTGGAAAACTCCCTGCGCGCGGCCTACCTGTGGGACGAGATGAAGGACCGGCTGAACGAGCCGGCGCGCAACCTGTCGGGGGGGCAGCAGCAGCGGCTCTGCCTGGCGCGTTCGCTCGCCCTGGAGCCCCGGGTCCTGCTGCTGGACGAACCCTGCTCCGGCCTCGACCCGATCTCCACCGCGAAGATCGAGGAGGCGCTCCAGGAGCTGAAAAGCCGGCTGGCCGTGATCCTGGTGACCAACAACGTCAAGCAGGCGGCGCGGGCTTCGGACCGTACCGCCTTCTTCCTGTTCGGCGAACTCGTCGAAATCGGGCCGACCCACGACCTCTTCACCACCCCGGCCCATCCCAGGACCGCCGATTACATCACGGGGAGGTTCGGATAACCGCCCCATGGAACCCCGTATGCCTATGGAAACCATGATCGAGACCCGGTCCCTGAACCTCTGGTACGGGAGCTTTCACGCCCTCATCGACGTCACCCTCCGGATCCCGCCCCGGGCCATCACGGCCATCATCGGCCCCTCCGGCTGCGGCAAATCGACGCTGCTGCGCGTCATCAACCGCATGAACGAGCGGATCCCCGGCGTGCGGGTCGAAGGGGACGTTCTCCTCGAAGGGAGGTCGATCTACACCGGCCCGATCGACCTCGGACAGCTGCGCAAGAGGGTGGGGATGGTGTTTCAGCGTCCCAATCCCTTCCCCCTCTCGGTGTTCGAGAACGTCGCCTACGGGCCGAGGATCCACCGCCTCGCCGGCGGGCAGGAACTCGAGCGCCGGGTGGAGCAGAGCCTGCGGGCCACGGGGCTGTGGGACACCCTGAAGGACCGCCTGGGGGCCTCGGCGCTGGCGCTGGCGCCGGAGCAGCAGCAGCGCATCTGCATCTCGCGCCTGCTGGCGGTCCAGCCCGACGTCCTGCTGATGGACGAGCCGGCCAGCGCCCTCGACCCGATCGCCACGGCGCGGATCGAGGAGCTGATGCTGGAGCTCAAGGAGCGGTACACCATCGTCATCGTCACCCACAACATGCAGCAGGCGGCCCGGATCTCGACCCGGACCGCGTTCATGCTCCTCGGGGAGCTGGTCGAAGTGGGGGAAACCCAGACGGTGTTCACGAAACCCTCCGACCCGAAGACGGAGCAGTACATTTCCGGGAGGTTCGGATGATGCGTCAACTCGAGGGGAAGATACAGGGCTTGCAGGAACGGCTCCTGCTCATGGGGCGCCTGGCGGAATCGATGCTGCAGACGGCGCTTCGGGTTCTGATCGAACGCAACGGGGCGCTGGGCGCCGAAGTCGAGCGCATGGAGCACGAGGTCAACGAGCTGCAGATCGAGATCGACGACACGGCGGTCAAGCTGACGGCGCTGCAGCAGCCGGTCGGGGGGGACGTGCGCTTCCTCTTCATGGCCTCCCGGATCGCCACGGAGCTCGAGCGCATAGCCGACCAGGCGGTCAACATCATCGAAAACGCCCGGCACCTGCTCGCGGCGCCCCCGCTCAAGCCGCTGGTGGACCTGCCGGTCATGGGCGAAATCGCCGAGGGGATGGTGAAGGACAGCCTCGAGTCGCTGGTGGCGAGGGATTGCGCCCTGGCCGGGCGGGTCTTCGAAGAGGAGAAGAAGGTGGACGCCTACCGCGACCAGATCTTCCGGGTGCTGCTGACCTACATGATGGCGGACCCGGGGACGATCGAGCGGGCGCTCGCGCTGATTCTGATCTCGCGCAACCTCGAGCGGGTGGGGGACCACGCCACCAACATCGCCGAGGAGGTGATCTACCTGGTCGAGGGGCGGGAGGTGCGCCACAGCCACGAGAGCGACACCCGCCGGCCCGAAGCGGAGGCCTGACCATGGCCAGGAACACCCTGCTGGTGATCGACGACGAGCGCGACCTCGTCGAGCTCGTCCGCTACAACCTGGAGAGCGAGGGGTACCGGGTTCTCGGCGCCGCGGACGGGGAGTCCGGTCTGTCCACGGCGCTCAAGGAGAAGCCCGACCTCGTGATCGTGGACCTGATGCTGCCGGGGATCGACGGGCTCGAGGTCTGCCGCGAGCTGCGCCGCCGGGCGCAGACGGCCCACGTGCCGATCCTGGTGTTGACGGCGAAGTCGGCGGAATCGGACCGGGTCGTGGGGCTCGAACTGGGGGCGGACGACTACGTGACCAAGCCCTTCAGCCCGCGCGAGCTGACGGCCCGGGTGAAGGCCCTCCTGCGCCGCTCCGCCGGGTACCAGCAGCCGGCCGAGCGGATCAAGCGGGGGGAGCTCTCGATCGACAGCGCGAGCCACGAAGTGATCTGCGGGGACCGGAAGATCGAGCTGACGGCGACCGAGTTCCGGCTGCTCGAGTTCCTGGCCGCCCACCCGGGGTTCGTCCACTCGCGCGGGGCCCTGATCGAGGGGGCGCTCGGCTCGGACGTCACCGTGCTCGAGCGGACCATCGACGTGCACATCATGTCCCTGCGCCGGAAACTGGGAAAATACGGCGAGTGGATCGAGACCGTGCGCGGTTTCGGCTATAAATTCCGGGAAGAGCAGTAGCGGCGGCATCGCGTCCCCGTCCCCCTTCTGCGGCCCCTACTCTGCGCGCCGCTCCCTGAAGAAGGAACCGCTCTCGAGCAACCTGAAGATGGCGGTGTTGTCGATGTATTTCCCCGACCACCCCTCGTCGAGGTCGTAGATCTTCCGGAGGTTGGGCTCCACCCCGATGACATACCGCTCGAAAAGGCCGCTCCCGGCCCCGCGGACGTAGAAGGGGACGAGGGTATTGCTGTGACTGCCCGAGTGGTACCAGAGTTCCGGCAGGCGGCCCGCGCCGTTGTCCCTGACGTGGGCGTAATCGACGCCGTGGTCGAAAGTCCCGTTGCCGTCGACGTCGAAGAAGGTGGACCCGTCGACCCGCCCGTCCCCCCAGAGATAGCCGCACTCATGGTCGGCGGTGACCACGAGCAGCGTGTTGCTCCAGTTGTTGCCCCCGGTGTCGCGGTCCAGGTACTCGACGACGGCCTCCACCGCGCGGTCGAAATCGATCTGCTCCTCGATCATCCGGCCGGCGTGGTTGTCGTGGTTGGCCCAGTCGACGGCTCCCCCCTCGATCATGAGGGCGAACCCCGCCGGGTTGTTGTCGAGCACGTTGAGGGCCCCGCGCGTCATCGTCGCCAGGTCGGGAACGTCATTGTTGGCGGGAACCGCCCGGGGGGGCGTCTTGTCGTTGCGCGGAGCGCGGCTGCCGCGCCGCTGCTGGAGCGTCTCGTACACGTGCGGGAGGCCGAAGACCCTGTCCGGCGTATTCCCCCGGCCGAGGGCCTCGAATTCCGTCAGGGTTGAAATGAGGGTCCAGCCGTTGGCGCCCGCCGACAGGTCGCGCCAGTGCGATTCGTCGCCGATGAGGCCGTAGGAGGGGAGGGAACGCCGGCCGGCGTCGTTGTCGTATTCAGGGTTCCCCGGGGCCAGGATCACCTTCAGCATGCCGTGGTGGTTCTGCGCGTCGTAGTGCGTGTTGTGCGCGCCGGGCTCGCGGCCGTAGATCGCCTCCTTTGCGAGGGCGGGGTAATTCATGCGGCTCCGGCTGTGCCCGTAGACGGCGGCCGGGGTGGCGTGAACGAAGGGGACGCTCGAAACGGCCCCGATGCTCCTCCCCGCGCGTGCCGCCTTTTCGAACAGGGTTTCGAGGGGAGTTCCGCCGGGGGTGACGTTGATTTCGTTGTCGTACGCCTTGACGCCCGTGTAGAGGGCGGTGGCGGCCGCCGCGGAATCGGTCGCGCCGCTCTTGGCGTAGTTGAAATCGGCCGCCATCGCGGCCGGGTCGTAGGGCCTTCCGGTGTACCCGTTGCGGTGGCCGGCCGAATGCGTCTGCATCGCCCAGCGGTGTTCGAACCGTTCGTACACGGCCTTGCGGCCGGTGTAGTACTCCGTCGCGCGCACGGTGTTGAATCCCTGGCCGTCGCTGATCATGAGGATGATGTTCTTGATTTCCGGGTCTCCCGCCCGCACTATCGGCGTGAGAACGAGAAGGGCGATGATCGCGGCGTATCCTGTCTTCACTGTCTTCCTCCCTGGCTGGTGTCCTGTCCTGTCTGGAATAACACGGGGGGGGGCCGAAAGCCACGATTTTCGCCGATTCCGGTTCCGGTCCGGTCCGGATTTGTTTAAATATTCACGGCGCATTCATCAAGGCTTAACGGAGCCCGGGTACCTTTCCCGCTGTCTCGAG
This DNA window, taken from Acidobacteriota bacterium, encodes the following:
- the pstA gene encoding phosphate ABC transporter permease PstA yields the protein MVDRTRFVGGAFQSLCILACVLIVLMLAVILGDIVIHGLGTVTFSFLTRAPETGMTGGGIFPAIFGTFALVVLMTIAVIPLGVATAIYMHEYAPKRSRLVQAVRLAIQNLAGVPAIVFGLFGLGFFIEFIGRGMDRVFYGGELVYGQPAIVWAALTMALLTMPTVVVATEEALRAIPQGYREVAYSLGATRWQMIRRVVLPQAVGGILTGGILAVSRGSGEVAPVMFTGAAYFLPELPARLNSQFMELGYHVYVMTTQSPDVEATKPILYATVLVLLGLTFLLNFSAIMIRAQIRKRLRHGR
- a CDS encoding phosphate ABC transporter ATP-binding protein, translating into MADKPKPRGEETPAPCEIGTERLRVRAGKDEILKGITLSARRGEIVSIIGPAGAGKTTFLRCLNRMADLDLDLAVSGRVLLDGRPVGDLNVAALRRQVGMVFSVPTPLPMTVYENLVFGIRLVARGRNGFDEQVENSLRAAYLWDEMKDRLNEPARNLSGGQQQRLCLARSLALEPRVLLLDEPCSGLDPISTAKIEEALQELKSRLAVILVTNNVKQAARASDRTAFFLFGELVEIGPTHDLFTTPAHPRTADYITGRFG
- the pstB gene encoding phosphate ABC transporter ATP-binding protein, translated to METMIETRSLNLWYGSFHALIDVTLRIPPRAITAIIGPSGCGKSTLLRVINRMNERIPGVRVEGDVLLEGRSIYTGPIDLGQLRKRVGMVFQRPNPFPLSVFENVAYGPRIHRLAGGQELERRVEQSLRATGLWDTLKDRLGASALALAPEQQQRICISRLLAVQPDVLLMDEPASALDPIATARIEELMLELKERYTIVIVTHNMQQAARISTRTAFMLLGELVEVGETQTVFTKPSDPKTEQYISGRFG
- the phoU gene encoding phosphate signaling complex protein PhoU, which translates into the protein MMRQLEGKIQGLQERLLLMGRLAESMLQTALRVLIERNGALGAEVERMEHEVNELQIEIDDTAVKLTALQQPVGGDVRFLFMASRIATELERIADQAVNIIENARHLLAAPPLKPLVDLPVMGEIAEGMVKDSLESLVARDCALAGRVFEEEKKVDAYRDQIFRVLLTYMMADPGTIERALALILISRNLERVGDHATNIAEEVIYLVEGREVRHSHESDTRRPEAEA
- a CDS encoding response regulator transcription factor; protein product: MARNTLLVIDDERDLVELVRYNLESEGYRVLGAADGESGLSTALKEKPDLVIVDLMLPGIDGLEVCRELRRRAQTAHVPILVLTAKSAESDRVVGLELGADDYVTKPFSPRELTARVKALLRRSAGYQQPAERIKRGELSIDSASHEVICGDRKIELTATEFRLLEFLAAHPGFVHSRGALIEGALGSDVTVLERTIDVHIMSLRRKLGKYGEWIETVRGFGYKFREEQ
- a CDS encoding alkaline phosphatase, translating into MKTGYAAIIALLVLTPIVRAGDPEIKNIILMISDGQGFNTVRATEYYTGRKAVYERFEHRWAMQTHSAGHRNGYTGRPYDPAAMAADFNYAKSGATDSAAAATALYTGVKAYDNEINVTPGGTPLETLFEKAARAGRSIGAVSSVPFVHATPAAVYGHSRSRMNYPALAKEAIYGREPGAHNTHYDAQNHHGMLKVILAPGNPEYDNDAGRRSLPSYGLIGDESHWRDLSAGANGWTLISTLTEFEALGRGNTPDRVFGLPHVYETLQQRRGSRAPRNDKTPPRAVPANNDVPDLATMTRGALNVLDNNPAGFALMIEGGAVDWANHDNHAGRMIEEQIDFDRAVEAVVEYLDRDTGGNNWSNTLLVVTADHECGYLWGDGRVDGSTFFDVDGNGTFDHGVDYAHVRDNGAGRLPELWYHSGSHSNTLVPFYVRGAGSGLFERYVIGVEPNLRKIYDLDEGWSGKYIDNTAIFRLLESGSFFRERRAE